One window of Penaeus chinensis breed Huanghai No. 1 chromosome 3, ASM1920278v2, whole genome shotgun sequence genomic DNA carries:
- the LOC125041977 gene encoding uncharacterized protein LOC125041977 has translation MFKRYPKYAQGQELATKFWWSITQLATTAVHDIFILVYSSLPKTKNGNVSVSNYFENAKKEHVLQELHEGGFDIVNFKVSPKKAAFYDLQVIRKIIDHVEAKQEHKDHLNAFRYWVKKLVYVRNAMSHHKLRSMTIPQLMEDLEEVKDVLWELYILAAEVSGGTEADIAEAFDLLQQELDSLVSPATICLRCSKEQKIKGNKNEYGKMKESGQNKGYGKIIENEHMKGYRTVKENESKENRKTIENEAGKENGMEVKVERDSNDSGGIINIKTNDGNGKTSLHIHQMMAAQEEAKEDARDKNSSSEEEVLSSSEVASSSSSLEDSESDACLQNQKEARDISAEKTDESYSSEGSKARDENSREKSSADALLHESWSKSSPQSRKNTSRIFPTEIDQSNKNCSNVSDGGIIRPYHGREPTLIPIQRIMVTQYENGRIDTSSSSEEVPSSGKAVCSNNFHGDSQTDSSQQGERDIPGISGVEAADDCYRYSSESGETRDNSKIDRSSSSEEVPTSGKVACSNSFHGDSQTDSFQQVERNITGITGIETVGDCDSYTSESGETGDSSSSNGDEIHSLLQVKNTEPSNKDFDEANTSRENKENGRDTSGTVIQTDDSYNSEVNNVVSQNVNVDCLSTWHLNSTEYFKEKASSHESTYFINPMKYLLILSLFSRFGLFLVRGMCEVTVVLFGMVYIGFQILLLLATSVVVILTHLLRDNPW, from the coding sequence ATGTTCAAGCGATATCCAAAGTATGCACAGGGCCAAGAACTAGCCACGAAATTCTGGTGGAGCATCACGCAGTTAGCAACCACCGCCGTGCACGATATTTTCATTCTTGTATATTCCTCTCTACCGAAGACCAAGAACGGCAACGTGAGCGTGAGTAACTATTTCGAAAATGCCAAGAAGGAGCACGTTCTGCAGGAGCTTCACGAGGGAGGTTTCGACATCGTCAATTTCAAAGTCAGTCCGAAAAAGGCCGCCTTTTACGACCTTCAGGTTATACGCAAAATTATCGACCATGTGGAGGCCAAGCAAGAGCATAAGGATCATCTGAACGCCTTCCGATATTGGGTGAAAAAGCTCGTCTACGTGCGAAATGCCATGAGCCACCACAAGTTGAGATCCATGACCATCCCCCAGTTAATGGAAGACCTGGAGGAAGTGAAGGACGTCCTTTGGGAACTTTACATTCTGGCGGCGGAGGTGTCGGGAGGGACAGAGGCAGACATTGCCGAAGCCTTCGATCTCCTGCAGCAGGAATTAGACAGCCTTGTGTCCCCTGCTACGATTTGTCTCAGGTGTTCCAAAGAGCAGAAGATAAAGGGGAATAAAAACGAATatgggaagatgaaagaaagtggACAGAACAAAGGATACGGAAAGATCATAGAAAATGAACATATGAAAGGCTATAGAACtgtcaaagaaaacgagagtaaggaaaataggaaaaccaTAGAAAATGAGGCaggcaaagaaaacggaatggaAGTGAAGGTTGAGAGAGACTCCAACGATTCGGGTGGTATCATTAACATCAAGACTAACGATGGAAATGGAAAGACATCTCTTCACATTCATCAGATGATGGCAGCacaggaagaagcgaaagaagatGCAAGAGATAAAAACAGCAGCAGCGAGGAAGAAGTCCTATCGTCGTCAGAGGTCGCGAGTTCGAGCAGTTCTCTCGAGGATTCTGAGTCAGACGCATGTCTGCAAAACCAGAAAGAAGCTCGAGACATTTCAGCGGAAAAGACAGATGAGAGCTACAGCAGTGAAGGCAGTAAAGCACGTGATGAAAACAGCAGAGAAAAAAGTAGTGCAGACGCCTTGCTTCATGAATCATGGTCGAAATCGTCCCCTCAGAGCAGAAAAAATACATCGCGTATTTTCCCTACAGAGATAGATCAAAGCAATAAGAACTGCAGTAATGTCTCTGATGGTGGTATCATCAGACCTTATCACGGAAGGGAGCCAACTCTGATTCCCATTCAGCGGATAATGGTGACACAATATGAAAACGGCAGAATAGACACAAGCAGTAGCAGCGAGGAGGTGCCGTCATCCGGAAAAGCTGTTTGTTCGAACAATTTTCATGGAGATTCTCAAACAGACTCGTCCCAGCAAGGTGAAAGAGATATACCGGGAATTTCAGGCGTAGAGGCAGCAGATGATTGTTACAGATACAGCAGTGAGAGTGGTGAAACGAGAGATAACAGCAAAATAGATAGAAGCAGTAGCAGCGAGGAGGTGCCAACATCCGGAAAAGTTGCTTGTTCGAACAGTTTTCATGGAGATTCTCAAACAGACTCGTTCCAGCAAGTTGAAAGAAATATAACGGGAATTACAGGCATAGAGACAGTAGGTGATTGTGACAGCTACACCAGCGAGAGTGGTGAAACGGGagatagcagcagcagtaatggcGACGAAATACATTCCTTACTGCAAGTCAAGAATACAGAACCTTCGAATAAGGATTTTGATGAAGCAAATACGTCccgggaaaacaaagaaaatggacgaGATACTTCAGGTACCGTTATTCAGACAGACGATAGTTACAACAGCGAAGTAAACAATGTAGTTAGCCAAAACGTTAACGTCGACTGCCTCTCTACATGGCATCTGAACTCCACGGAATATTTTAAGGAGAAGGCATCGTCGCACGAATCTACGTATTTTATAAATCCTATGAAATATTTGTTGATCCTGTCCTTATTTTCTCGATTTGGTCTCTTCTTGGTTAGGGGGATGTGTGAGGTGACGGTTGTCTTGTTCGGTATGGTGTATATTGGATTTCAGATTCTGCTCCTCCTGGCGACTAGTGTGGTCGTTATCCTCACACATCTCTTGCGAGACAATCCTTGGTGA